The following are from one region of the Tachysurus fulvidraco isolate hzauxx_2018 chromosome 15, HZAU_PFXX_2.0, whole genome shotgun sequence genome:
- the tlcd4b gene encoding TLC domain-containing protein 4-B isoform X2, with product MEARELYVVAGSLIGFQLFFSGVSPLVSSTLTRGYGKLPPNKINEWNSRGDPNLVKLNVAITCGYLLYDLLLLACNWSTMGDSFFVCHHLAALYAYGYVLTRGVLPYFANFRLISELSTPFVNQRWFFEALAYPRSHRLVVANGVAMAVAFFLVRIAVMPPYWAKVFGTFGTPAFERLGLGAQVAWIVSCVCLDVLNVVWMYKIARGCYRVITGTSGKKKGGKASSDVDFNHVNNHTD from the exons atggaggCAAGAGAGCTGTATGTGGTGGCTGGAAGCCTCATCGGGTTCCAACTGTTCTTCTCTGGCGTCAGCCCATTAGTGTCGTCTACGTTAACACGGGGCTACGGGAAACTCCCACCTAACAAAATCAATGAGTGGAACTCCag GGGAGATCCCAATTTGGTCAAGCTCAATGTCGCAATTACCTGTGGCTACCTGCTTTACG ACCTTCTGCTGCTAGCCTGCAACTGGAGCACCATGGGAGACAGCTTTTTTGTGTGTCACCACTTGGCGGCACTCTACGCATATGGATATGTGCTG ACACGCGGGGTTCTTCCCTATTTCGCAAACTTCCGACTTATTTCGGAATTATCAACACCTTTTGTGAaccaaag gtGGTTCTTTGAAGCTCTGGCATATCCTCGCTCTCACCGGCTAGTGGTGGCTAATGGCGTGGCCATGGCTGTGGCCTTCTTCCTGGTGCGCATCGCTGTGATGCCGCCGTACTGGGCGAAAGTGTTTGGCACGTTCGGCACACCTGCCTTCGAGAGGCTTGGCCTGGGAGCACAGGTGGCCTGGATcgtctcctgtgtgtgtctggatgttCTCAATGTTGTGTGGATGTATAAAATTGCCCGTGGCTGCTACAGGGTCATCACTGGAACAAGTGGCAAAAAGAAAGGTGGCAAGGCAAGCTCTGATGTCGACTTCAACCATGTCAACAATCACACGGACTGA
- the tlcd4b gene encoding TLC domain-containing protein 4-B isoform X3 → MGDSFFVCHHLAALYAYGYVLTRGVLPYFANFRLISELSTPFVNQRWFFEALAYPRSHRLVVANGVAMAVAFFLVRIAVMPPYWAKVFGTFGTPAFERLGLGAQVAWIVSCVCLDVLNVVWMYKIARGCYRVITGTSGKKKGGKASSDVDFNHVNNHTD, encoded by the exons ATGGGAGACAGCTTTTTTGTGTGTCACCACTTGGCGGCACTCTACGCATATGGATATGTGCTG ACACGCGGGGTTCTTCCCTATTTCGCAAACTTCCGACTTATTTCGGAATTATCAACACCTTTTGTGAaccaaag gtGGTTCTTTGAAGCTCTGGCATATCCTCGCTCTCACCGGCTAGTGGTGGCTAATGGCGTGGCCATGGCTGTGGCCTTCTTCCTGGTGCGCATCGCTGTGATGCCGCCGTACTGGGCGAAAGTGTTTGGCACGTTCGGCACACCTGCCTTCGAGAGGCTTGGCCTGGGAGCACAGGTGGCCTGGATcgtctcctgtgtgtgtctggatgttCTCAATGTTGTGTGGATGTATAAAATTGCCCGTGGCTGCTACAGGGTCATCACTGGAACAAGTGGCAAAAAGAAAGGTGGCAAGGCAAGCTCTGATGTCGACTTCAACCATGTCAACAATCACACGGACTGA
- the tlcd4b gene encoding TLC domain-containing protein 4-B isoform X1: protein MEARELYVVAGSLIGFQLFFSGVSPLVSSTLTRGYGKLPPNKINEWNSRLVSTVHAVIVGLFCLYILWFDDAVNTDPVWGDPNLVKLNVAITCGYLLYDLLLLACNWSTMGDSFFVCHHLAALYAYGYVLTRGVLPYFANFRLISELSTPFVNQRWFFEALAYPRSHRLVVANGVAMAVAFFLVRIAVMPPYWAKVFGTFGTPAFERLGLGAQVAWIVSCVCLDVLNVVWMYKIARGCYRVITGTSGKKKGGKASSDVDFNHVNNHTD, encoded by the exons atggaggCAAGAGAGCTGTATGTGGTGGCTGGAAGCCTCATCGGGTTCCAACTGTTCTTCTCTGGCGTCAGCCCATTAGTGTCGTCTACGTTAACACGGGGCTACGGGAAACTCCCACCTAACAAAATCAATGAGTGGAACTCCag GCTTGTGTCCACTGTCCACGCGGTGATTGTCGGCCTTTTCTGCCTTTACATCCTGTGGTTCGACGATGCCGTCAACACAGATCCAGTCTG GGGAGATCCCAATTTGGTCAAGCTCAATGTCGCAATTACCTGTGGCTACCTGCTTTACG ACCTTCTGCTGCTAGCCTGCAACTGGAGCACCATGGGAGACAGCTTTTTTGTGTGTCACCACTTGGCGGCACTCTACGCATATGGATATGTGCTG ACACGCGGGGTTCTTCCCTATTTCGCAAACTTCCGACTTATTTCGGAATTATCAACACCTTTTGTGAaccaaag gtGGTTCTTTGAAGCTCTGGCATATCCTCGCTCTCACCGGCTAGTGGTGGCTAATGGCGTGGCCATGGCTGTGGCCTTCTTCCTGGTGCGCATCGCTGTGATGCCGCCGTACTGGGCGAAAGTGTTTGGCACGTTCGGCACACCTGCCTTCGAGAGGCTTGGCCTGGGAGCACAGGTGGCCTGGATcgtctcctgtgtgtgtctggatgttCTCAATGTTGTGTGGATGTATAAAATTGCCCGTGGCTGCTACAGGGTCATCACTGGAACAAGTGGCAAAAAGAAAGGTGGCAAGGCAAGCTCTGATGTCGACTTCAACCATGTCAACAATCACACGGACTGA